The Henckelia pumila isolate YLH828 chromosome 2, ASM3356847v2, whole genome shotgun sequence genome includes a window with the following:
- the LOC140877810 gene encoding uncharacterized protein, giving the protein MDKFFIVFIDDILVYSHDRDEHAQHLRIILQTLWDKQLYAKLSKCEFWIDRVVILGHVISKEGISVDPSKVEECCSLGFTLKHKKGKSGIRLYTVLFEPALYSRIRDAQISDVKTQRLARLANGGNESGFHYQSDGLLCLSNRVVVPDDTELRNDILSQAHRSRLTVHPGSIKMYRDLRSRFWWKGMKRSVYQFVSKCLVCQQVKAEHQRPSGLLQNLEVPEWKWEHIEKLLTVAKPRERKETNSMADSSSKKIVEFDPAGRISN; this is encoded by the exons TGAGAATTATATTGCAGACGCTATGGGATAAGCAACTATATGCTAAGTTGAGCAAATGTGAGTTCTGGATTGACCGGGTCGTAATTCTTGGTCATGTTATATCCAAGGAAGGAATATCcgtggatccgagtaaggttgag gaaTGTTGTTCTCTTGGTTtcacgctcaagcacaagaaaggaaagagtggaattcgtttgtatacGGTTTTGtttgagccagctttgtactctaggatcagagatgctcagatttcTGATGTTAAAACCCAaagattggcacgtctagccaatggaggtAATGAATCTGGATTTCATTACCAATCTGATGGTTTACTGTGTTTGTCTAATCGAGTGGTGGTTCCTGATGATACGGAACtaaggaatgatattctttctcaagctcacagaagCCGATTgacagttcatcctggaagcataaAGATGTATAGGGACTTGCGATctagattttggtggaagggaatgaagcgaagtgtgtaccAGTTTGTCTCTAAATGCCTTGtatgtcagcaagtcaaggcggAACATCAACGACCAAGTGGTTTATTACAGAATTTAGAGGTTCccgagtggaagtgggagcat ATTGAGAAGCTACTTACAGTAGCAAAGCCGAGAGAGAGGAAGGAAACAAATTCCATGGCCGATTCTTCTTCCAAAAAAATTGTAGAATTTGATCCGGccggtagaatttcaaattga